CATCTCAAATCAACTCCTTCAAAGCCTACACAGCTCTCTGTTGCGATTAAGAGGGTATGCAACAATCCTGCTTAGACCATTCGGAACACTATATATGATATGTTGTTACCCTGTTCATATCTTTATGCCGCATACTATTGCCTACGAAAATAAGCTCCCGGACATGCTCTTAAAGATGTAACAGCTCTCTGAGAATTATATCTGCGCTATTCCCTGCCCCATATAGTTCACCTTGTCCAATTTTTCTATTTTTCATACTCTGAACAGCGTCAAGGATCTGCTGCGCTTCTGCTCCGGCCAACATATTCCATCCCGCCTCCACCAACTCTACCCATTCTGTCTCATTACGCAGAGTTACACAGGGTTTTTGAAAGAAATATGCTTCCTTTTGAAGGCCTCCGCTGTCTGTCATAACAAAAGTACAGTTTTGCAGTAGCCAGATCATATGCAGATAACCAACTGGATCAACCATGTGAACCCGAGGGT
This genomic window from Desulfobotulus pelophilus contains:
- a CDS encoding UDP-N-acetylglucosamine 2-epimerase; this translates as CTLHRAENTEDPKRINGIFSALAEISDTIDVVLPLHPRTRKILAAFGHRLDYPRVHMVDPVGYLHMIWLLQNCTFVMTDSGGLQKEAYFFQKPCVTLRNETEWVELVEAGWNMLAGAEAQQILDAVQSMKNRKIGQGELYGAGNSADIILRELLHL